From the Desulfovibrio sp. JY genome, one window contains:
- a CDS encoding M23 family metallopeptidase, producing MRIIKPFKGRRGFGPVFFLLAGALLLAPLAAAGFAGYYLFLKDAHKPEVALLPEADASSLRRPFTVTAADPQSGIRSITVTVTQGQRRNTILHKTYDPPKDKVAERFNLENSELRGGAFELQVAAYDGSYANLGAGNTARISRRMLLDLVAPTVKALTPAHYVRQGGVGLVVYEVNKDAVRSGVMVGDKFYPGYKQPGGQYACLFAFPADMDAKDFKPRLVVEDAAGNERTGFFVNMAIKRRFREERVDISDEYLASRLPAFAKLYPEIHDPVARFQKINDALRRQNEAVPAALSRESPPEALWDGAFIYMPRSIVRGSFGADRVYVYDGREIGRETSAGIDLASVPHAPVPAANNGKVVYAGPLGVYGNTVIIDHGLGLLSLYGNLSSMAVRRGETVKKGAVIGATGTTGLTTGDQVHFAMYLDGQPVIPIEWWDAHWLEDNVTAKLKRYAPAPEGAAAKTSPAPAPAPAPRS from the coding sequence ATGCGCATTATAAAGCCTTTCAAGGGACGCCGGGGTTTCGGTCCGGTTTTCTTCCTTCTGGCCGGGGCTCTGCTTTTGGCACCCCTGGCCGCGGCCGGGTTTGCCGGCTACTACCTGTTTCTCAAGGACGCCCACAAGCCCGAGGTCGCCTTGCTGCCCGAGGCCGACGCCTCGTCGCTGAGGCGCCCTTTCACCGTGACCGCCGCCGATCCGCAGTCGGGCATCCGTTCGATCACCGTCACCGTCACCCAGGGCCAGCGTCGCAACACGATACTGCACAAGACCTATGATCCGCCCAAGGACAAGGTGGCCGAACGCTTCAACCTGGAAAACTCCGAACTTCGCGGCGGAGCCTTCGAACTGCAGGTCGCGGCCTACGACGGTTCTTACGCCAACCTCGGCGCGGGCAACACGGCCCGCATTTCCCGGCGCATGCTCCTCGACCTCGTGGCCCCCACGGTCAAGGCTCTGACCCCGGCCCATTACGTGCGCCAGGGCGGCGTGGGGCTGGTCGTCTACGAGGTCAACAAGGACGCCGTCAGAAGCGGGGTGATGGTCGGGGACAAGTTCTACCCCGGCTATAAGCAACCGGGCGGCCAGTATGCCTGCCTGTTCGCCTTTCCCGCAGACATGGACGCCAAGGACTTCAAGCCGCGCCTTGTCGTGGAGGACGCCGCCGGCAACGAACGCACCGGATTTTTCGTCAATATGGCCATAAAGCGGCGTTTTCGTGAGGAGCGGGTGGACATCTCCGACGAGTACCTGGCCTCGCGGCTGCCGGCTTTTGCCAAGCTGTATCCGGAAATCCACGATCCCGTGGCCCGGTTTCAGAAGATCAACGATGCCCTGCGCCGCCAAAACGAGGCCGTGCCGGCCGCCCTTTCCAGGGAGAGCCCTCCGGAAGCGCTTTGGGACGGGGCGTTTATCTACATGCCGCGCTCCATTGTGCGCGGTTCGTTCGGCGCGGACCGCGTCTATGTCTACGACGGCCGGGAGATCGGTCGGGAAACGAGCGCGGGCATCGATCTCGCCTCGGTCCCCCATGCCCCGGTGCCGGCGGCCAACAACGGCAAGGTGGTCTATGCCGGACCGCTCGGCGTCTACGGCAACACCGTCATCATCGACCACGGCCTGGGGCTTTTGAGCCTCTACGGCAATCTGTCCTCCATGGCCGTGCGCCGGGGAGAGACCGTGAAAAAGGGGGCGGTGATCGGCGCCACCGGCACAACCGGCCTGACGACCGGCGATCAGGTGCATTTCGCCATGTATCTCGACGGCCAGCCGGTCATTCCCATCGAATGGTGGGACGCCCACTGGCTGGAGGACAACGTCACGGCCAAGCTCAAGCGCTATGCCCCGGCCCCGGAGGGTGCGGCCGCGAAGACTTCCCCGGCTCCCGCCCCGGCCCCTGCGCCCCGGTCGTGA
- the icd gene encoding NADP-dependent isocitrate dehydrogenase gives MEKTVYWIEGDGIGPDVWTAGRPVLDAAVEKAYGGSRKLVWKELLAGGKAYKETGEYLPEATLTALKGAELAFKGPLATPVGGGFRSLNVTLRQVLDLYACIRPIRYFKGIESPVKRPDLVDMVIYRENTEDVYAGIEYATGTPEAKKLIAFLRDELGAKVDDTAGIGIKPITPAGSKRLVRKAIQFAVDTGRKSVTLVHKGNIMKYTEGLFRACGYEVAAAEFADAVMTEEEAAAGGKKSVVIKDRIADNMFQVALMRPQDYSVIATTNLNGDYISDALAAQVGGLGLAPGVNMSEKLAFFEPTHGIAPALAGKDKANPGSLILSGAMMLEHMGWNEAAKLIHDSMDKTISEKKVTVDLADQIPGATTIGCAAFGEALAKNL, from the coding sequence ATGGAAAAGACGGTATATTGGATCGAGGGCGACGGAATCGGCCCGGATGTCTGGACGGCCGGCCGACCGGTCCTCGACGCCGCCGTGGAGAAGGCCTATGGCGGCAGCCGCAAGCTGGTCTGGAAGGAACTGCTGGCCGGCGGCAAGGCTTACAAGGAAACCGGCGAATATCTGCCGGAGGCGACCCTCACCGCGCTCAAGGGCGCGGAGCTGGCCTTCAAGGGCCCGCTGGCCACCCCGGTCGGTGGCGGTTTCCGCAGCCTCAACGTGACCTTGCGTCAGGTCCTCGACCTCTACGCCTGCATCCGCCCCATCCGTTATTTCAAGGGCATCGAGTCCCCGGTCAAGCGTCCCGACCTCGTGGACATGGTCATCTACCGCGAGAACACCGAGGACGTGTACGCCGGCATCGAATATGCCACCGGCACGCCCGAAGCCAAGAAGCTCATCGCCTTTTTGCGCGACGAACTCGGCGCCAAGGTGGACGACACCGCCGGCATCGGCATCAAGCCCATCACCCCGGCCGGCTCCAAGCGCCTCGTGCGCAAGGCCATACAGTTTGCCGTGGACACCGGTCGCAAAAGCGTCACCCTGGTGCACAAGGGCAACATCATGAAGTACACCGAGGGCCTGTTTCGGGCCTGCGGCTACGAAGTAGCGGCGGCCGAATTCGCCGATGCGGTCATGACCGAGGAAGAGGCCGCGGCCGGCGGCAAGAAGTCCGTGGTCATAAAGGACCGTATCGCGGACAACATGTTCCAGGTGGCGCTCATGCGGCCCCAGGACTATTCGGTCATCGCCACGACGAACCTCAACGGCGACTACATCTCCGACGCTCTGGCCGCCCAGGTCGGCGGCCTCGGTCTGGCCCCGGGCGTCAACATGAGCGAAAAGCTGGCCTTTTTCGAACCCACCCATGGCATTGCCCCGGCCCTTGCCGGCAAGGACAAGGCCAACCCCGGCAGCCTGATTCTAAGCGGCGCCATGATGCTCGAGCACATGGGCTGGAACGAAGCAGCCAAGCTTATCCATGATTCCATGGACAAGACCATCTCCGAAAAGAAGGTCACGGTCGACCTGGCCGACCAGATTCCGGGCGCGACCACCATCGGCTGCGCCGCGTTCGGCGAGGCCTTGGCCAAAAATCTGTAA
- a CDS encoding hydantoinase B/oxoprolinase family protein has protein sequence MNITPITLEVFKNKFASVAEEMGMALTRAAFSPNIKERRDFSCAVFDAKGDMVAQAAHIPVHLGSMPLSVASIIEALELAPGEMAMLNDPFRGGTHLPDITLVAPVYAGTDAPVFYVASRAHHADVGGMAPGSMPLSTSIFQEGLVIPPVKIVVGGEIVPDVMNLFLANVRTPSERQGDFSAQIMANRTGVARMEALVKAHSLETVTAMAEALMDYAERLMIATIAAMPDGSYEAEDSLDDDGVGGQDVTVRLTLSIGGEEAELDFTDSDEQTAGCVNAVKAIAVSAALYAFRCLAGGDAPTNAGCLRPITVRTKAGTVVDARFPAAVAGGNVETSQRIVDVILAALAKALPGRIPAASQGTMNNVAVGGFDPRVKKSFTYYETLAGGAGADAQGPGQSAVHSHMTNTLNTPIEALEYAYPMRVTRYAIRHGSGGAGENPGGDGLVREIEALTLMEVTVLSDRRFRGPWGLAGGGEGGHGVNTVTRRNGEMVMPGKFHVRLRKGDKLRIETPGGGGYGRKGED, from the coding sequence ATGAATATCACTCCCATCACCCTGGAAGTCTTCAAGAACAAGTTCGCTTCGGTGGCCGAGGAAATGGGCATGGCGCTCACCCGCGCCGCCTTTTCCCCGAACATCAAGGAACGCCGCGACTTCTCCTGCGCCGTGTTCGACGCCAAGGGCGACATGGTGGCCCAGGCCGCCCACATCCCCGTCCACCTCGGCTCCATGCCGCTTTCCGTGGCCTCGATCATCGAGGCGCTGGAACTGGCCCCGGGCGAAATGGCCATGCTTAACGATCCGTTTCGGGGCGGCACCCACCTGCCCGACATCACGCTGGTGGCCCCGGTCTATGCCGGCACCGACGCCCCGGTCTTTTACGTCGCCAGCCGCGCCCACCACGCCGACGTCGGCGGCATGGCCCCGGGGTCCATGCCCCTTTCCACCTCCATCTTCCAGGAAGGCCTCGTCATACCGCCGGTGAAGATCGTCGTGGGCGGCGAAATCGTCCCGGACGTCATGAACCTTTTTCTGGCCAACGTGCGCACCCCGTCCGAGCGTCAAGGCGACTTTTCCGCCCAGATCATGGCCAACCGCACCGGCGTCGCCCGCATGGAAGCCCTGGTCAAAGCCCACAGCCTGGAGACCGTGACCGCCATGGCCGAGGCGCTCATGGACTACGCCGAGCGGCTCATGATCGCGACCATCGCCGCCATGCCCGACGGCTCCTATGAAGCCGAGGACAGCCTGGACGACGACGGCGTCGGCGGCCAGGACGTGACCGTGCGCCTGACGCTTTCCATCGGCGGCGAGGAGGCGGAACTCGATTTTACCGACAGCGACGAGCAGACGGCCGGCTGCGTCAATGCGGTCAAGGCCATTGCCGTCTCGGCCGCGCTCTACGCGTTCCGTTGTCTGGCCGGCGGCGATGCCCCGACCAATGCCGGCTGCCTGCGGCCCATCACCGTGCGCACCAAGGCCGGCACTGTGGTCGACGCCCGCTTTCCCGCGGCCGTGGCCGGCGGCAACGTCGAAACCTCCCAGCGTATCGTGGACGTGATCCTGGCCGCCCTGGCCAAGGCGCTGCCCGGTCGCATCCCCGCCGCCTCCCAGGGCACCATGAACAACGTGGCCGTGGGAGGCTTCGATCCGCGCGTCAAAAAATCCTTCACCTACTACGAGACCCTCGCCGGCGGAGCCGGGGCCGATGCCCAGGGGCCCGGCCAGTCGGCCGTGCATTCCCACATGACCAATACCCTCAATACGCCTATCGAGGCGCTGGAATACGCCTATCCGATGCGCGTCACACGCTATGCCATCCGCCATGGTTCCGGTGGGGCGGGCGAAAATCCCGGCGGTGACGGGCTGGTGCGCGAGATCGAAGCCTTGACGCTCATGGAAGTGACCGTGCTGTCCGACCGGCGCTTTCGCGGCCCCTGGGGGCTGGCCGGCGGCGGGGAAGGGGGGCATGGCGTCAATACCGTGACACGGCGAAACGGCGAGATGGTCATGCCCGGCA
- a CDS encoding hydantoinase/oxoprolinase family protein codes for MAVVGVDTGGTFTDIICWRDGAFVVVKLLSTPDNPARAVLAGLERLGFAANRVLHGSTVATNAILEHKGAPTAFVANAGFEDIIAIGRQNRPELYDLASRKEPCLVPEELRFGAPGRVSAEGKVLEDLTPEQASELARAVADAGATSAAVCLLFSFLKPEHERLLGEALADCGLSVSLSSDILAEFREYERAATTVANAYVAPVMDAYLGDLEAGLGQDAALSVMQSSGGLITARTARHEPVRTILSGPAGGVVAALAVGKAAGFDRLITFDMGGTSTDVSLLDGGLSMAMETRLAGLPIKTPMLDIHTVGAGGGSLAALDAGGALTVGPQSAGADPGPACYGQGDGLTVTDANLFLGRLAPDHFLGGGMSLAPDRLPPLFEALGAAAGLTPVEAAEGIVAVAEAAMERAIRVISVERGHDPADFALLSYGGAGGLHAVSLARLLGVQTVVVPRHPGLFSALGMLHADVVKDFSETVMLSSDKIDVFELAGLFGSLEDKARQGMAAEGLDGGDMVLERQLDMRYRGQSHELPIRFVADPFTAFHNRHEDIFGFKEPRAVIEVVTLRIRARAIQEKPPFKEAEHLVAAVSEDAVLGERLLVWRTREIAAKWYDREKLVPGNRILGPALIAEISATTFVPPKAEARVDGFGNIVIDTHAAG; via the coding sequence ATGGCCGTTGTCGGCGTGGATACCGGTGGCACTTTCACGGACATCATCTGCTGGCGCGATGGCGCGTTTGTGGTGGTCAAGCTGCTTTCGACCCCGGACAATCCCGCCCGCGCCGTGCTTGCGGGGCTTGAGCGGTTGGGATTCGCCGCGAATCGCGTGCTGCACGGTTCGACCGTGGCCACCAACGCGATTTTGGAGCACAAGGGCGCGCCCACGGCTTTCGTCGCCAATGCGGGCTTTGAGGACATCATCGCCATCGGCCGCCAGAACCGGCCCGAGCTGTACGACCTGGCCAGCCGCAAGGAGCCCTGCCTTGTGCCCGAGGAACTGCGCTTCGGCGCGCCGGGGCGCGTTTCGGCCGAAGGCAAGGTGCTTGAGGACCTGACTCCCGAACAGGCGTCCGAACTGGCCCGGGCCGTGGCCGATGCCGGCGCGACCTCGGCCGCCGTGTGCCTGCTTTTTTCCTTTCTCAAACCGGAGCACGAACGACTCCTTGGCGAGGCGCTGGCCGACTGCGGCCTGTCCGTCTCCCTGTCCAGCGACATCCTGGCCGAATTTCGGGAATACGAACGCGCGGCCACCACGGTGGCCAACGCCTATGTGGCCCCGGTCATGGACGCCTACCTCGGCGACCTGGAGGCCGGATTGGGCCAGGATGCGGCGCTTTCGGTCATGCAGTCGAGCGGCGGGCTCATCACCGCCAGGACGGCCCGCCACGAACCGGTGCGCACGATTCTCTCCGGCCCGGCCGGCGGGGTGGTGGCGGCTTTGGCCGTGGGCAAGGCCGCCGGCTTCGACAGGCTCATCACCTTCGACATGGGCGGCACCTCCACCGACGTCTCGCTCCTCGACGGCGGCCTGTCCATGGCCATGGAGACGCGGCTTGCCGGCCTGCCGATCAAGACGCCCATGCTCGACATCCACACCGTGGGCGCGGGCGGCGGCTCGCTGGCCGCCCTCGACGCCGGCGGGGCGCTGACCGTCGGGCCGCAAAGCGCCGGGGCCGATCCCGGGCCGGCCTGCTACGGCCAGGGCGACGGGCTGACCGTCACCGACGCCAATCTGTTTCTCGGCCGGCTTGCTCCGGACCATTTCCTTGGCGGCGGCATGTCCCTTGCCCCCGATCGTCTGCCGCCGCTTTTTGAGGCGTTGGGTGCGGCGGCCGGCCTGACCCCGGTCGAGGCGGCCGAGGGCATCGTGGCCGTGGCCGAAGCGGCCATGGAGCGGGCCATCCGGGTCATCTCCGTGGAGCGTGGGCACGACCCGGCGGATTTCGCGCTGCTCTCCTACGGCGGCGCGGGTGGGTTGCACGCCGTGTCCCTGGCCCGGCTCCTCGGCGTCCAGACGGTCGTCGTGCCGCGCCATCCCGGCCTTTTTTCGGCCCTGGGCATGCTCCATGCCGACGTGGTCAAGGATTTTTCCGAGACGGTCATGTTGTCTTCGGACAAGATCGATGTTTTCGAGCTGGCCGGGCTTTTCGGCTCCCTGGAGGACAAGGCCCGCCAGGGCATGGCGGCCGAGGGCCTGGACGGGGGCGACATGGTGCTCGAACGCCAGCTCGACATGCGCTACCGGGGCCAGTCCCACGAGTTGCCCATTCGCTTCGTGGCCGACCCGTTCACCGCCTTCCACAACCGCCACGAGGATATTTTCGGCTTCAAGGAGCCCAGGGCCGTCATCGAGGTGGTCACGCTGCGCATCCGGGCGCGCGCCATCCAGGAAAAGCCGCCGTTTAAGGAAGCCGAGCATCTTGTCGCGGCGGTGTCCGAGGACGCGGTGCTTGGCGAACGGCTGCTTGTCTGGCGCACCCGCGAGATCGCGGCGAAGTGGTACGACCGGGAGAAGCTCGTCCCCGGCAACCGCATCCTCGGTCCGGCGCTCATCGCCGAGATTTCCGCCACCACCTTCGTTCCGCCCAAGGCTGAGGCCCGCGTGGACGGCTTCGGCAATATCGTCATCGACACGCATGCCGCAGGATGA